From the Anopheles merus strain MAF chromosome 2L, AmerM5.1, whole genome shotgun sequence genome, the window CACGGTGCAAAGGTTATCAGATATTGTACAGCATGGTAATGCATATTCTGCTTAAAAATCTCCAAACGTACTATTCAGACAAACTCAGAATTTCCGTTAGTCTAAGTATAATTCAGGTCTGTTATATCAACTCAAAACATCTGGATGTGTTGCGTCAAAAGAGTTAATCAAAAGATGTCGTTTAAAATATTGAGTTTAAAGAGCGTATGACTTTAGATAATCTGAGGCTTCAAGAGACAAGAGATAGTAAGCCTCTGAATATGAAGACTTAAACCTTAATTCCATTAGATTGAGAGGATAAACCCTTTCTCGCAaatcaaaagaagaagaagagtttAAAGAGCTCCATAATATCTGTTGGAAAGAACCGTAGAAGAAACTCAGAAATCAATATTTCCTGTATAATATTTTCAATATCCCTTAGACAGCGATATCACATGAGGTTAGAATTGATTTTGAGCAACTTCAAACCCTGTTGTCAAAGTTCACCGGGGTCTGAAGATAGTATAGAATCTTAATGCTCACTTCCCCGATAATAATTTGTTTCTCTTCCCTTCTATTTTCTCTCTCCATCTTCTCCCTATTGCAGTGACACGAGCGACATTGAAGATGACACCTGTGATGATTCAAAATCCGTCAGAACGGCCGACGAAAGCAAAAAGTGAGACCAGTGATCTTTTACCCCATTTTGGGCATTCTTCTAAACTCTACCCTATGCTTTCTATGCTTTCAAACTCCAAACATTTCCAGGCAAAACCACAGCGAGATCGAGAAACGGCGGCGGGACAAAATGAACACCTACATCACGGAGCTGTCCGCGATGATACCGATGTGCCATGCGATGTCCCGCAAGCTGGACAAGCTCACCGTGCTGCGGATGGCGGTGCAGCATCTGAAAACGATCCGGGGAGCGGTGCACTCCTACACCGAGGGCCACTACAAGCCGGCCTTTCTGTCCGATCAGGAGCTGAAGATGCTGATACTGCAAGCGGCCGAAGGTTTCCTGTTTGTGGTCGGGTGCGATCGGGGCCGAATACTGTACGTGTCGGAGTCCGTATCGCACATACTGAACTACTCGCAGGTGGGAATATTGCTTGAAGATCGTACTGGCAGGAGATATACTAATCGTTTTCGATGTTACATTCCCAGGGTGATCTTCTTGGGCAGAGTTGGTTCGACATTCTGCACCCGAAAGACGTCGCGAAAGTGAAGGAGCAACTGTCATCGTCCGATTTAAGCCCGCGGGAACGTCTGATCGATGCCAAAAGTAAGTCACCGAGTCGAGACTGTGGAGCAGGTCCAGGCTCATTCTCTTCTCACCCTTCCAACAGCAATGCTGCCGGTAAAGACGGATGTCCCTCAGGGTGTAACGCGGCTCTGTCCCGGCGCTCGCCGTTCCTTCTTCTGCCGGATGAAGTGCAAAGCGAACGTGCAGGTGAAGGAGGAAGCCGACCAACCGAACAGTGTGTCCAGCGTGAACAACGTGTGCCATCGGCGCAAAAAGCAGGTCAATTCTGGTGAGCGTCTTCCCAACAACTGCAACATCTCCTCGCGAAAGAGTCGCTCACGTTTTTCCACTCTCCGTTCGTAGACAAGAAGTATTCCGTGATACAGTGCACCGGGTACCTGAAATCGTGGGCCCCGGCCAAGATCGGGCTGGAGGAGAACGAAACCGACGGCGAGGGCGATTCGTGCAATCTGTCCTGCCTGGTGGCGGTGGGCCGCGTACAACCCAACCTTAGCCAAAGCTGCAGTCTATCGTCGAACGGACTGCACACACCCAGCGGCGCAAATGGTGGAAGGTTGCGGAATGGAAGTAACGCCGCCACGGGCCCTGGGTCGGGTGCGGGCGGTGGTGCAACAGGGTCCTCCAGCAACGGTAATCCTTCGGCAACACCGAGCAATGGGAGCAACGGGAAGCAGCTGAATCGCAACACCATCCCAAACCTGCGCAACGTTCAGTTCATCTCGCGCCACGCGATGGATGGGAAGTTTCTGTTTGTGGATCAGCGGGCCACGCTGGTGCTGGGTTTTCTGCCCCAGGAGCTGCTCGGCACGAGTATGTACGAGTACTACCACCACGAGGACATACCGGCACTGGCCGAATCACACAAGGCCGCCCTGCAGGGGACGCAGTGCGTCACCACCTCCGTCTATCGGTTGCGCACGAAGGAGACGGGCTTTGTGCGGCTGCAGAGCGAGTGGAAATCGTTCCGCAATCCGTGGACGAAGGAGATCGAGTATCTGATCGCGAAGAATAATGTGATCTTGGCGGAGCTGGGCGATGGCGGGACGGCACGGGCCGGCGGTTACGGGATGGGTGAGCTCGGCGATGGTACGGGTGAGCCGGGTTCGGGTGCACCCGGCCAGCCGGGCGTTGGGTATGAGTTCTTCAATCACAGTAAGTGTGCGTTGGGCGTCGTTGAAGAATCGGATTTTGATGGcacatttatctttttttcctACACTTTATTTAGCGAATGGACGTGAAATACAGCGCATGATCAATTCGCACGTGGAGGCGAGCAAAATTGGCCGCCAGATCGCGGAACAGGTGCTGGACCATCAGCGACGAGTGGGAGACTCTTCGTCAGGTAAGGACAATGAAGTATGTTCGTAATATTAGTAAGCGTATGAATGTCCTAAAACTCCATTCACTCGTGTTATTCCTCTTGTTATTAATGTTGTACGACTTGCAGCGATGTCAACTTGGGCAATACCGTTTGAAACTTGGTTAaaattttctgtttttgtttctaatcCCTTCCAGAGAGTAGTCCCAATCCGAACGAACCAACCCTACAACCCACCTTTAGCTCCGCACTGTCCGAGGCGAACCATTCGAACGATGCAATCACTTCCGGCGAACACAGCATGGTCACCTCGACCGGCGTGTCGCCTTCCTCGATGGCCGTCGTGCCGCCGACAGTGACGACGCGCATCAACGGAACCCTGCCCGGCTACAGCCACGTGCAGACGAACGCCATCATCAGCCCGGAACATGGTGAGTTtagtgaaaaagaaaaggaagagggggtggggggtgttCGGACGCATCGTACTCAACGCCTTTCCAAACCGCCAAACTACTTCCAGATGTATCGCAAACACAGGCCAGCAGCACGGACGGAAACGATGAGGCGGCGATGGCCGTCATCATGAGCCTGCTGGAAGCGGATGCCGGTCTCGGTGGTCCGGTCGATTTTTCCGGCCTTCCCTGGCCATTGCCGTAGGGCGGCTTCACGAACGTGATCGTATGACGCTTGTGCATGTGAGAAAGTTACCAAATCAACGTTGAGTAGGAAAACGGAAATGCTTCTGCCCTGGGCGGAGGCGTCCAATGTACAAACTGCTTGCAGCTGCATTTACATGCGTTAGAGCTAGAGAGCGAGCCAAGGAGGGAGAGGGAGGTGGAGTAAAAGGACGAGAGATGCTGCCCTATAAGGGCAGAATTAGTACGGCAGGCTGGAGGAAGCTGAGTAAATATAGCGGTAAACTAGCGTTAATAACGGATACTGATTCCTACGGTGCACTGTGATGGGTGTTTAAATGAGGTTATGAACGTAAACATAgtggaaagcaaacaaaaaaaaacaatgtacaaaataatttaaatacagTGTCAGTTTGAATCATTTGGGGTTGGAAAGAATCGTAGAATCAATCATTGGGGTTTGAAAATGATAAAAGATTCCTGCAATAACGATGGTTTTGAACGCTTTACGCCTAAATGTCTGCAACTTTCTATTGTGATGGAAATGTACGTCCTACATCTGATACacatattgcatacattcaggcgcttTAAGCTTCTGTTATTCGAAGTGGACAAGAAAAATTTAGCTTGGTTGCGTTAACATAtacgtttgtttgttaaatttGTTTAAGACAAATGTGTATTACACTTCTactattttaaatattgcaaTAGAATCTGATTTCggaactagtgatgtgctctatgaagcgcacccacgactttGATCCGACTTCACATATTGGTAGCCTGtctccgactccggcaaaatgggaaCCACTGGTTGTCCCTGTAATCACagtcgtccgtagtcgtcCGGTTCTGAGTCGatcagagtcgtctggagtcgtccggagttgacGGGAGTCGTCCGGCGTTGAAATCgttcgtccagagtcgttcggagacaatcggagccgtccggagccgtccggagctaATGATCAGAGATTTCATTTCGttatgttttttgtcttttattttgtgcatgcacttcgtatacaggcctttgtttagaacaggggtctccaaactacggcccgcgggccgcatgcggccctcaagaGCCTTCAATGCGGCCCGCGCCGACTGGGTtaaggttaaattaaatagctttcttttctaactgatttttttattccaaagatgatgaaaaacgaaaatcaagattcaataaaagaaagctgcagaaatttgatatatttcaTTACTATTGTCTTATTAAAACGAGATTTGAACTTCCACTCATTCTAAAGGCAGcgtcaaaatggccctcaacaaggttgattgtgaagcaatgcggcctgCGAACttaaaagtttggagacccctggtttAGAAGGTCGACTCGGGACGACTTCGGCTCAGCGTTACTTTTGGCGATTCCGGAGAGCTCCAgatgattccgaacgactctggataaTGATAGCTGGACCTACtttccggagtcggttccgaaattttCGGAGTCGGATAGGAGTTGACTCGGAATTTTTGCCAACTAGACCCATCTTTATTCGGAACTTTTGTTAACAACGCcccaaaagtatgcaaatgaatttaaaaactGTCCATTTGCCTTTGAATAACGccaaaaagtatgcaattgatttaaaacattcatttaGCATTCAAATTTGGGTCATTAATGTATTAAATTGGAGTgattcttttgttgttgttttaatatCTTTATTGATACTTTGCAAAGTATGGCACTCTAAATTTCCATTACTGTATCGCAAAGGTAAATGACACGCGGTGAGTTACGGCAGCACTTAAAATCGATTGGAGCTATCTTCCCTGGTTTGATGGCTGATGGGTCTATGACTGGATGATTGTTGTTGCTTAGAATTAAAATGAAGGACTTTCACACTTTCTtattccaaaaacaaaagccaccACTATTCTACCATCCCTCGAGCATCCCTCCAAGACCATCTCATCGCGGACGAAACACTACCTCGTACGGGTTAGGCGACAGTGTTATGCCTGGCCGCAACACAATCGACGGTTCCATCTCACGATTACCACCTTCCGGTTTAAGTAGTTCAAACTTTTGCATTACTCCAAcgaaaaacgtaaacaagcaCGCCCTAGCCAGCACCTCACCCAAACACCGCCGCTTACCGATGCCGAAAAACATTAACCGATCCGTGTGCAGATGGGGCTTGCCTGCTGTGTCTCGTTCACTTTCCAAGAACCGTTCCGGACGGAACACCTCCGGATCGCCCCAATAGTCCCGGTCCATGTGCACCGTACGCAGACCGATCAGTACGGTCGTGTCCTTCGGCACCCGGTAGCCTCCGAGGCTGCAGTCTGCTAGCGTACGGCGCGGTCCACTCACCGGCACAATGTGAAAGAAGCGCTGCACCTCGAGCAGAAAAGCGTCCGTGTACGGTAGCTGCGAGCGGTCGGTTTGCTGCGGCAGCTCGTCGGACCGCAGCGTGGTATCGATTTCCTGTCGCACGCGTGCCTGAATGTCCGGCCGAACGAGCATCATCATGAGCGCTAGGTCCAGCGTGGTGCTGGTCGTTTGGCCGCCGGCAATAAAGATGTCCAGTATGATCATCGTCAGCTGCAGATCGGTAAAGGTGGACTGTGGGTCGTCCTGGCGATCGCGCATCTCCTTGATGTAGCCGTAGATTAGGTCGTCGTTTGCTTTATCCTCGCTAAAGTTGGCATGATGGGCGGCAATGGTCGGAGCAAAGAACTCATTCAGCTCCAGGTTGAATCGGCGCAACAGATTGTACCCGCTCCATTCGGGCGCAATGAACCGCAGCCAGGGCAGCTGGCACAACACACCGCCCGACATGTCGAATGCTTTCGAGCGGTCCTGAAGCAGCCGGAGCAGGCGCTGGAGTCGATCGTCCTCGCGTGGTATGCGCGTCCCGGTCACGAACGTCCACAGCACGTTGATGACACTGATCGAGAGGATGCTGCCGGGCCAGATCGGTTGCTGATGGCGCTCACGGATCACATCGATCAGCTCGTTCAGCTCGTTCTGGATCTGCACCTGCATTGGTTGTCGGCCGTACCCGACCTGTCGGAGGTGGCGCGTTACAAAATTACGATGCTCCGCCCAGAACGCACCGTCCGTGCAGGTAACGCCGAGTCTGGAAGTTAGAATTGGTGGAATCAGTGTCTGCTCATCTTTTGATAACCACGAACTTACCGTGTCCCCATCGTTCGCAAGCGAATGAAGAAGTTATCGGGCCGCCCGGTAAATACATCGTTCCGGTGTACCTCGTTCACGGCGGGGTAGTTGAGCGCCACGACTACGTACTCGCGGCCAAGCTTCAGGCCAATCACATCGCTGCGGTAGGTTTTGCCGAGCAGCTCGAACACCTTATGCTGTCCACCGTACTGACGGGCGAGCTTGCGTATGTACGGTGTGTTGCCGACTATGGGCAGCCATGGTGGACCTAGTGGAGAGAGCGTGAAAAGAACATGAACAATGTGTGGAACAATATTTTGCTTCTTATATGTAATAGACTTGGTGCTTCGGGCACGTATAAAAGATTAGCGCATCGGTTCGAGCCTGATGAGCCTGTCCTGCGTGCGGCAGACGTACGGATAATtgtattcaattttaaagttgttCAAGATTTCGTTTATCACCGCATCAAAGGTGTTCACAAAGATGCTGGCTACCAACCGGTTATGCTATAGCTTAAGAAACCAGTGACCCTAGAGAATTTATCGTAACGGAAAAAGCAGGGACTGTATCGTACTATTACAGTATCAGGACTCACATGGAAACATGAACACTGTCCAAATTCTGGCGAAAGCCCTCTTGCTATTTAGCAGTAGATACTCAGAAtggtgtggaaggacaatgaaCAAGCAAATACAACGACGAGTTGTAAGAGTTGCTCGGCAATGATCACACTGTCGTGCAGTGTATCAAGCTCGCTGGGGCCCGATGGACTGGCCATAATATGCGCATAGAATGACAAGTTTAGATGGAACGTGGTAGTCTCAGATTAGGCGGTGGTAAGATGGTGTGGATAACGCATTGGCAGACGTAGAGTGCTAGAGTGCTAGTGCATTTTAATGGTAGCAGACCATGATTGTAAACTGTTTTAAGCGCCAAATATTTATGATAGAAAACTAGATGATAGAAACTAAAACTATGAAAGAAATCAATACgccctttttggaccgttcctcctgaataaaaaaactagAACGCTGTACAAAGAATATGT encodes:
- the LOC121593242 gene encoding aryl hydrocarbon receptor nuclear translocator-like protein 1 isoform X1 → MVARNFSLQDLPYNRVLQVPDEEREFLALDELKPHQLTELGVAVTCASSGGGQQQQQQLHQSAPSHRTLAAGGGDGEVPNPVITTGGLLQNYHHHNVFYELGAATNSPSNASAVPTEHMTGGPDASLLVDPSLAGTMSAVSNLSTLSAAGSGNHLLHLADHGHSHHDHQHSSGGARKRKFSFNDTSDIEDDTCDDSKSVRTADESKKQNHSEIEKRRRDKMNTYITELSAMIPMCHAMSRKLDKLTVLRMAVQHLKTIRGAVHSYTEGHYKPAFLSDQELKMLILQAAEGFLFVVGCDRGRILYVSESVSHILNYSQGDLLGQSWFDILHPKDVAKVKEQLSSSDLSPRERLIDAKTMLPVKTDVPQGVTRLCPGARRSFFCRMKCKANVQVKEEADQPNSVSSVNNVCHRRKKQVNSDKKYSVIQCTGYLKSWAPAKIGLEENETDGEGDSCNLSCLVAVGRVQPNLSQSCSLSSNGLHTPSGANGGRLRNGSNAATGPGSGAGGGATGSSSNGNPSATPSNGSNGKQLNRNTIPNLRNVQFISRHAMDGKFLFVDQRATLVLGFLPQELLGTSMYEYYHHEDIPALAESHKAALQGTQCVTTSVYRLRTKETGFVRLQSEWKSFRNPWTKEIEYLIAKNNVILAELGDGGTARAGGYGMGELGDGTGEPGSGAPGQPGVGYEFFNHTNGREIQRMINSHVEASKIGRQIAEQVLDHQRRVGDSSSESSPNPNEPTLQPTFSSALSEANHSNDAITSGEHSMVTSTGVSPSSMAVVPPTVTTRINGTLPGYSHVQTNAIISPEHDVSQTQASSTDGNDEAAMAVIMSLLEADAGLGGPVDFSGLPWPLP
- the LOC121593242 gene encoding protein cycle isoform X2, which produces MTGGPDASLLVDPSLAGTMSAVSNLSTLSAAGSGNHLLHLADHGHSHHDHQHSSGGARKRKFSFNDTSDIEDDTCDDSKSVRTADESKKQNHSEIEKRRRDKMNTYITELSAMIPMCHAMSRKLDKLTVLRMAVQHLKTIRGAVHSYTEGHYKPAFLSDQELKMLILQAAEGFLFVVGCDRGRILYVSESVSHILNYSQGDLLGQSWFDILHPKDVAKVKEQLSSSDLSPRERLIDAKTMLPVKTDVPQGVTRLCPGARRSFFCRMKCKANVQVKEEADQPNSVSSVNNVCHRRKKQVNSDKKYSVIQCTGYLKSWAPAKIGLEENETDGEGDSCNLSCLVAVGRVQPNLSQSCSLSSNGLHTPSGANGGRLRNGSNAATGPGSGAGGGATGSSSNGNPSATPSNGSNGKQLNRNTIPNLRNVQFISRHAMDGKFLFVDQRATLVLGFLPQELLGTSMYEYYHHEDIPALAESHKAALQGTQCVTTSVYRLRTKETGFVRLQSEWKSFRNPWTKEIEYLIAKNNVILAELGDGGTARAGGYGMGELGDGTGEPGSGAPGQPGVGYEFFNHTNGREIQRMINSHVEASKIGRQIAEQVLDHQRRVGDSSSESSPNPNEPTLQPTFSSALSEANHSNDAITSGEHSMVTSTGVSPSSMAVVPPTVTTRINGTLPGYSHVQTNAIISPEHDVSQTQASSTDGNDEAAMAVIMSLLEADAGLGGPVDFSGLPWPLP
- the LOC121593786 gene encoding probable cytochrome P450 305a1, which produces MFAILLGLTVALLCAYLINEFRRPANYPPGPPWLPIVGNTPYIRKLARQYGGQHKVFELLGKTYRSDVIGLKLGREYVVVALNYPAVNEVHRNDVFTGRPDNFFIRLRTMGTRLGVTCTDGAFWAEHRNFVTRHLRQVGYGRQPMQVQIQNELNELIDVIRERHQQPIWPGSILSISVINVLWTFVTGTRIPREDDRLQRLLRLLQDRSKAFDMSGGVLCQLPWLRFIAPEWSGYNLLRRFNLELNEFFAPTIAAHHANFSEDKANDDLIYGYIKEMRDRQDDPQSTFTDLQLTMIILDIFIAGGQTTSTTLDLALMMMLVRPDIQARVRQEIDTTLRSDELPQQTDRSQLPYTDAFLLEVQRFFHIVPVSGPRRTLADCSLGGYRVPKDTTVLIGLRTVHMDRDYWGDPEVFRPERFLESERDTAGKPHLHTDRLMFFGIGKRRCLGEVLARACLFTFFVGVMQKFELLKPEGGNREMEPSIVLRPGITLSPNPYEVVFRPR